The Anas platyrhynchos isolate ZD024472 breed Pekin duck chromosome 6, IASCAAS_PekinDuck_T2T, whole genome shotgun sequence sequence AGGCAGTGTGGTTTAGTCATGGCTCTGAAATAACATCTTGTTCCAAATTTCACTTTAGTTCCTGTAAATGAAATAATCCTAGTTTGAAAAGGCCCTCTGAGTACAAGAATAtgtatagaaatattttatttttaatacatttccaGGAATGCCTGTACCTAAGAAGAAAAGAACTTCTTAgatatttgatatatatatatatttttaatgcaccACTGGCTAATTTCAGTCTTCAGCTCTCCAAACAAAATTTCACTTCTGTTATGTTTACAGGTTAAAAAAGAAACTCAGAAACTGAGAGAATTTGAAGAAGGCCTTGTAAGCCAGTATAAATTTTACTTGGAAAATCTGGAACAAACTATTAAAGGTACAGTCGAGACTTCCTGTTTTTTGAAGTAAATGCAAAATTTTTTTCAGCATCACAGTTTACCTCCTCTGACTGAATCAAACCACACCTGTCTTCCATGCAAGTAGTATTTTTCAGAATTGTAAAAATGCCTTCAGTAACAAAAAATGTGAATATGTAGAAGATCCCCTACATTTTGAAGAGTAATTactaaaaatgttgttttgtgcaGATTGGAAACAAAGGAAGTTGAAGAAAAGCAATGTCATCTCATTAAAAGCATATAAAGGTTTAGCGGAGATTGCAGTGAAGTGTCTATGTGAGCTGCTCGTGGCCTTACCCCACTTCAACTTCCACAATAACATCATTGTTCTCATTGTACCACTGATGAATGATACATCAAAAACGGTAAGTGATTTTCTGACTAGGAGAAGAGTTCTTGTTTtgcttgaaaaaataatttatttctgagcTTTATTCCACATCTTGTGGCCACatcttttcactgtttttacaGGCTGCATCCACTTTCTGATTAGCAAATAGCATCAGTATTATCAGTTACCTGTTGTCGTGGATTTGACTTAATAGAAAAATTTGAATTGACCTTTCAGATTTCTGAATTGTGCTGTGAGGCAGTTCAGAAGCTCTTTAAACAAGACAAGTTGGGCAGTGCTTCACTCGGTGTGGTTAAGGTCATTTCTGGCCTTGTGAAGGGTAGAAGTTACAACGTCAGACCTGAGGTAAGAGTCTTTATGTTGTACTCCacaattttcttctgtcagtggtttaaaaaatatctgaaagttAGAAGTAGTGCAGCTGCTGGCTATGGACAAGCAGAATTTCGTCATTCTGCCAGAACACGAGGAAGATTAGGAATGGTCTGAGCCAGAAGGGGTTAGAAAGAGAGATATGGGGCAGGGGAAAAAGCACTGGGAGGAAAAGAGCAGATCCCAGCAGAGACATGGACTAAATCAAGCAGGAAGACTTGAAGTGTGAGGCAAGTGAAGGAATGGATAGAAGTTAACATTGCTGGGGAAGGAACTGGGAACAGAGATGAGTGATACAGATGGGAAGGAATATGAGGGGTGTAAACAGAAGAATCTGTGACTAGCGAAGCACACAAGCTAGTATGGAATTCAGAATTTCTTCTCCATTCCTTTGTTGTGGgttacttttcattttatttttatttttttttaccataggTGTTAAAAGTTTTCCTTCACTTAAGAATTAAGGAAGtagaattaaagaaagattcTGAAGACATTGCACCAAAGAAAAAGTTTATGactttcaaagagaaaagaaaaaatctttcaagAATGCAGAGAAAGGTATGTCTTGTGCTTCCTAATGCTCTACTTCAGTGGCTTTATGTAGGAAATTATTCTAACAATTGTacttctgttgctgttgttaactcTCAGCATCAGTGATTAGTGTTTGCATTACACTGGAAACATTTACAAGgttttttgttctcttccttGTGTTGATTGTCTTTGGGGCATTGGTGGTGAAGGAATAAACCTAAGTTTGTTACCCTGTAACATCACAGGATGACTGAAGTGCTCACCAAGCATGGAAGATTTGGTTACTGGGTATCTTTGGAACCTGAAAATCGAGGCTGGTTGGAAATATTTCGTCTGCTGGAATATTTGTTTACTTAAAATtaactttatgttttcagtggaaaaaagcagaagagaagctgGAAAGAGAACTCTTGGAAGCAGAAGCTtcagaaagtaaagaaaagaaattgaagCTGGTAAGTAGTTTGAAATTACTTTCCAATTTTTGCAAAGTAGGATCTCCTAATCCCTTTGTAACCAAGAGTCTCCCCTCCATCCCATACTGTCAGCATTCCACACCTCTAGATGATGTTGGCAGCTCACAGACATTTAGCCTGTGCCAGAAGTCAAGATTTTAGCAAGCAGAGCCTTTTCAGTGTACCCAGGAAAAGAGTACAATAGTACTATGTGCATTTTCAGTGGAATTTTAAGTGAACtagaaatgtctgtttttcatgactacttatttattttgttttcttcccttcagcaCACAGAAACCTTGAATGTTGTATTTCTAACATACTTTAGAATCTTAAAGAAAGCTCAGAAGTCTCCACTTTTGCCAGCTGTCCTAGAAGGTCTTGCAAAGTAAGAGCTAAATTCaactttttgtatttgttaGAAAAGGCATAAGGTGCTTAAAGGACTTGTGACTCTCCTAAGCAGTGAGAGAAGACTGTCTCTGTTGAATTTGAATTCTATGCTGAACTCAACCTCTTCTAAAAACATTTCAATGCAATGTGAAATTGCCACAACAGCACTGATGTGATGCAAACCCAGCAGGGTAGGATGTGATTACCTCATTTTGTCTGATTACTTCCTGAAGAACCTGAGCATGTCTCTAGTGCTATCGAGGAGCTGTGATTAGCAGTTGGGGGCTGAATTGTCTGTGTATGGGAAGACGACAGATGTTCAGCATTTGATTTAGCTCTGCTTTTAAGGTGTGGATTTTAGCAAGTCAAAATGCTTTGAGATTAGTTTGCAGGCAATATCtctagcttaaaaataaatctctttgaTTAAAGGTTTGCCCACCTCATAAATGTGGAGTTTTTTGATGACCTGTTGATTGTTCTTCATTCTCTCATTGCATCTGGGGTAAGTagagctttgttttcttaaagttttcttaaaattaGCTTCTTTTGTGTACTGAATCAGTTTTTTATTCTTAGGACTTAAGCTATCGGGACAGTCTTCATTGCGTTCTCAGTGCTTTTCATATACTCTCTGGTCAAGGTAAGagatcttttaaaaaaacaaataattcagTTTAATATCATCTGATAAATTGagtgaacatttttatttgggaTTATGTTGATAGGTGATGTTCTTAATATTGATCCGATGAAATTCTACACACATCTTTACAAGACGCTGTTCAGCCTACATGCAGGTAACTCCAGATTATTACTTGTGTCATCTAACTACATAATGTTTATTGTGCTTGTTTGGTGTTATAATCTTAATATGATGTTACCAAACTACAGTTATTTTAAGACATCCGAGTTCTGAAAAGGGTGCAGTCTTTTTTAACTTAGTTTTTCTCAAGTTGCACATTGTGCTACTGCAATAGAAATACCAGGATTATTATTGCAATACATGTTAACAGGTTCTATGTCATTTCATTAGTGAATGCTGAGTATGGGATCTTGGATAAGCATTTATCCTGTcctcatcttaattttttttctcttaatagagaaaaatctcttaatttttcaacatttaaaaaataatttctaatttagactctgttttctaaaatcttgttttatatttctgattttctaattttctaattAACCTAAAATTTCTAATCATTCTGAGGCTGAATAGTTATGAAAAAGGATACTCATAAAGTTTGAAATTCATGTTTTAATGAGCTTCAAGAGTTTGTATTGACTGAGGATGAAggattgaggaaaaaaaattgtactgttctggatgggcaaaagtatACATCTGTCACTATTTAACAGTTTATAAAAGATGATGCAAAGAGTGCATGTAAGGTTAAAACACTAACTGCTATTTAGACTTTTTGatggaataaatattttcttagacAGGAGCACAGAAGCAATGATacattttttctgttcaaaGCTGTTTTTACCAAAAAGGAATGAATGTTCATGCCTGTATCACATTAGTGCTGTGTTAGAACCTTTTGGACTTCGATGCTGTTTCTCAGGTTCTGGTGTACAGTCACTAGCAGAGTATCTAGTTTTATGTTCCTTGACATGATTATTCACTCCTTGTatgaaattctgtgtttcagGCACTACCAACGATGACATCAAGATCGTGCTCCAGTGCCTGGATGTCATGCTTGCAAAGCGGAGAAAGCAAGTTTCCCAGCAGCGAGCTCTCGCTTTCCTAAAGCGACTTTCCACACTTGCTCTTCATGTACTTCCAAACTGCAGTGTTGGGATCTTGGCAACAAACAGGGTATTAATGCAAGTAAGTTTTAGTTGGTGGATTTTTTAGCTTACTGGTTATAGGCTATTTTTTGACAAATTGATTTTATGCAGAATATTTTGAAGCGTCTTAAGCAAGAATGATGAAGACAGAGCGTCCTTAAACATGTGTTCTAAAAGGCTGAATAACATGGAATGAATCCTGGACTTCAGTTAACTGTGTGTTATAGTTGGATGCGTAGTATCAGCAACTCAGTCCATTTCTTTGTGTTCTAGACATTCCCAAAGATGGACCTCTTACTAGACAATGAATCTCAAGGCAGTGGAGTTTATCTCCCAGAACTTGATGAACCAGAGCATTGCAACGCCCAGAACACAGCTCTGTGGGAGCTGCATTTACTACAGGTTAGTGAGTAGCTGCGTGATTTGGGAATGTGAGCAGTAAATACCTTTTAACAAATAGAGAACAGAACTCTTCAGGCTTATCAATCAAATCTGGCCCACGTGAACCTATTCCCTACAGAGATGAACTGCAGCACCGTAGTGTAGGGAAGGAACAAACTCAAAAGAGGGTGGTACACATCACCCATGGATTTAGTCTGACGCAGTACCACACTGGGTCTTACAGCAGGTTGCCCACTAAGACTCCTTTGGAAGCTTTTTCAATCTGTTAAGTTCCCAGGTGATCTAGCCTTCCTAGTTGCTCTAGCAGGGAGCAGCTTACACCTCAGTCTGTCAATCCAGGCAGCATTTAGGGTCTGGGGTTCAGGGAGGGTTTCCTCTGCCCTTTCTCCTGCCTATTCAGAGGAGTTATGTTAACTGTAGATAATTTTGCTCACAGCATGACAGCTACTAGTGAATAAATATATGACTTAGGAGTTCTTATTCACTTAACTTTAGAAACAGACTGATTTTGGGGTGCTCAGTTTCTCTATCTAAAACAGGAAAGCCTCACATCTTACTGGAATCAAAATAAATGGGAGAATGCATGGGTAGATACATTACCCCTTATCCCTCACTCACctgccttcttccttcctttctttcagagGCACTATCATCCAACAGTGCAGAAATTTGCAGCTCACCTTGCTGTTGGAGCTCCAGATGAAGGCTCAAGAGCTCTTCCGCTTGATTTGAGCCGAAGGTGAGCTATCAAAGggttcccatccctggaagcattTAAGGTCAGGCTGGATGTGGCTTTGGGCAACCCGGTCTGGTGGGAGGTTTCCCTGCCCATTGCAGGGgcattggaattagatgatctttaaggtcccttccaacacaaaccattctgtgattctatgattctgtttgTAAAAATAGTGTCCTAGCAAAGTAGTTGCTCACACTGTATTAAAGGAACACCTAAGCTAATTACCCATAAAATTAAAAGGTTCTGTTCTTCAGAACTCACTTTCTTTATTCTTCTGCTAGCACAGAAaatcatctgcttttttttttatgcatattctaatgtttggtttttaaatatcttttgaGGCTTGTTTCCAGGCTGTGACGGGAGTAAAAAATCTCCAAGTGCAGCATGCTTTTTTCCCGTGGTGCAAAAtatctggatttatttttttgacttttcAAAAGTGTTCCATGTCCCTTGAACCAAAGTACACATTTTGCAAATAAAGCATTGCTTGGTATGGGTTCCATGAGTCCACACCTCGTTATGTTATGAACTAACTTTTGTTTTGAACCTGGTACCAGCATGCATCATTTAATGGCTCTTGGTCCTTGCTCTGGGAAATGACGTATTTGTGACGTATTTTACTTACCCTGTTTCACAGGGGTTGGCTTCGATTTGTTTCCTATTGATGTTCATTACTCTGAGGAGTTCACTTAAAGCAAGGCAGAACGGTATGAATGGTACAGGGGGACAAGCTGCTCTTGGTTTTGGTGGCATAGTATTTGCAAGTGTATctaatgacatttttctttccctgtggaAATTGATTTTGCTATAGGCCTGCTACAGAACTTTTTGAGGCATACAGTATAAAAGGAATGAACTTCAATCCTCCTGTTCCATCAGTAACACCCAGAAGAAAGGTACTGTCTATCCATGTCCTTTTTTTTGACCATGAGATGCACCAATACAATCAGTATTTGCAGGTTCTTTATGTGGTGCCCAGGCATTAAGTGCTCTCAGTTTGGCTTTCTGGTTTGTGTACTTTCTCAGTCAAGTATTTTTTAACATAAGATAGAACTGACTACAAAATAAGGAATAAAAGCTGTATGAATAGATCCATCTCCTGTAGCGTCAGCTAACATAGCAAGATGCATGTGGTATCTGTTTTACTTCACTTTTGCACTTTGCAGTGGTTCCTTGTAGGTTTCTTGTCTGTTTCtgtatcaataaataaatgtttgtttaaaaagcagcaataaaaaaaaatcaatagctgCCTCCCCAGTGTTGATAGTTAGCAGGACAGCTGGATTCTCAGAGCCTTTGATGCAGTACGTAGGACAGTGATCCTCATCAGTGTCAGTGTGTAGATTTTAAGGGCAAATTTGAACAAAGAGCTAATGtatgaagaagagaaagggtGAACACTTTTTAGATCTTCGGCATTGGATGTGTTCCACATGCCAACCTCCATTAAATGTTCAGTGAGCAGTGTGTCCTCTAACAAGAGGTAACTAATTCTctttcttcctaatgaaaacATAATAACCCATTAACCTTGGTGGTGCCTCCACTTTTTAACTCAGTAACGTCAGCcttcagcacatttttttttcaattttagaGAAGCAACTTCTGAAAATTCAGCTGCATGTAGTTATTCTGTCCTTTTTAATGACTTCTTGATATGTCTGTCCTGTTAGGACAGCAGCAATTCCGATAGAACAAGGCTGGGACATCAGATAGGAAAGAGATTGGGTAGGACTTGAGTAAGGAAATATGCAAGCTCTTTATGGAGgcagaaacaaaggaagaaaataacagaGAGCAAGCTGAGTTAGATGGTTATAATGGTTATGCCTGGgaaattgtttttctgtcagCACCTCCCCCCTGCTGACAGAAGCTCTAAATTggagttttctttccttgtgtACTGCTAAAGAGGGGAATCTCATTTGTCCTCTAGTGCATGAACTACTTGGCTATGTGAGTGTTAAAACTTTAACAGGGAGCTATAAATCATGTGCATGACCTTCCTCATCTGAGCACCAGGGAAGTGTGGAGGTTTCCAGATCTGGCTCCAGCTGGAAGGAGTCTCCTGAGGCAGCAGAGTCAGTCCATTCCTTTCTCAGATTCTCGATCTACTGCTTGCATTATTGCTTTAACTCGTCTTTCAATCAGagatgctttatttatttttgtaaggtGTGTTGAACAGGAGCAGTGTGTAAGCTTGTTCAGAGCTATGTGTAATAGGTATTATTCTAGAAACCAGTttacaacaaaacagaacaaaaaaatcttcaccAAAACCATGAGTATCTGAAGGACTGCAGGATATAAGACTTCTTTGCCATCAAAGTGAAACTTACCAGCAGGCCAGACTTCACTCAGTAGGCAGATAGTTCCACAGGTGTGGTCTAGGAGATGACCAGGGGCATGGAAGAGAAGCAGGACTGATAATTAAAGATACCCATTGAAAACATTATACTGGCCTTGTTTATTAATGGAACTAATCTGTAATTTTCAGGATACATTCTCAAAAAAGGAATCATTTCTAAGTGAAGAGCTTCAACAACGCATCAGCAAGACTGTTATTCATGAAAATTTGGATTTTGCTAAACACTTAAAGGAATCATCGTTGTCATAAATGGATCTATCAATCATGTTCAGTTGGCTTCTTAATTATGGAGAAGAATTGGTTGAAAGAAATTTCCACTCatcttaaaatgattttaagtaGGCTTTTGTTTGAGtatacaagaaaacaaaaaatagtggCAGTTTTTACAGTTACGAGGCCTTTCCAGGTAACCATCTAGCCTATGTTCTCAGGGCTTGGGAACCACAATGAACAGTCGcatcagtaattaaaaaaagatacaaaaccaagtcattttaaaattgtctGAAACCATGCATTatagtatttttgtttataaactttctatttttttgtaataGAGTGTACATCTGTGTTTCTGAGAAAACATGGAGttatgttaataaataaatattttggaaattttAACATACTATTGAGTTCTTTGATGTTTAAGATACCTGCAGATTTGGAAtatgtgttgtctttttttctgtttctttctttcaatgtCTCCTAACCTTTTTTCATGTCTTGAAATTATTTTGcctctggtgtttttttgttttgtttttttcttgtttccactGAAACCTCAGTATTAGCAAATTTGAGATTACAGAACTCCAGTTCTGCATTATCCTCACAATTGGCAACTCTACAACAGTATCTTCAGTAAACTACCACTATCAAGAATACTGGATAAATTCAAGGTAagaattttaaatctttttaatcTTGGAAGTAATTTTCTCTCCAGTACACAAATATTAGTTGTTGTCTGGTGTTTCAGAATCCATTTTCagctgtgtgtttgctttgcaaaacagtaagtaaaatatattaaataagtGAAGAATGATAACTGGTTTTCTATGGATTCCATTCCGTTGGGCGGTGTAGTGGGCTgacctggctggcagctaatATGTGCTGTAGCATTTAGTCTATGATGTGATAATAAACCTGTGTAATTAagtttttcaaagcttttgttagtttttgttgAGTCACTAACCTCTTTACAATAAGTATAAACTACTACTTTTTCTCTAGGGCATTTAATGCTTTATCCTGATTTATGGTTCTCAGCttcttttattgtattttattcattttgatattatatgtatttttagtgTTAATCAGAATTGTGGACCAAATTCCAAGTGGTTAAACGTaaattgcaaacattttttcaatGGTCATTTATCCATTAATGGGTTAGAAAATACGTATTTTACTACGGGGATTACAAAACGTAATACTGATGGTAATACACATTTCTGTCTGTTCAGGTTGCCATTTCCATAGTTTTTGTGTAGTTCTAAATAGCTGTTAAGTGATTGCAAATACGGATGTGACATACATTCTGAAAAATTCTAGGGGCCCCATTAGCCAGTACTTTGTCAGTTTAGGAAGGCAAAAGTAAAGAGTCAACATcttaaaacattattatttttttgcaacatatacatatacaagtTTATTCTTCAAgtcagcagagagaaaatagGTGGAAAGTcacttttaaaactgttaatttTACATAGTTTCCAGGCAATCTAAAGACTGGCACATAGTGATGCTGCATTGTTAGAATACTTTGATAGGCTCTTAGAGGAAGATGAGTGTACAACCAATTAGTAAATGATTCTGAAATATTCTATATGAGTATCAAAGCAAAATCTATTCACtgctatttatttctgtgtttaatttGCTAACTCTGCCAAATGTATATTGTAGTTACAAAATATTTatcacagacagaaaaaaaaaacctccaccATTGTTACATTTAGCTGGCTACCCTAAAAGTAAACTGAGTTTTATAGTGGAGTAGTAACAGCcagtgattaaaaaacaaatgttacCTGAAGCTTAGTAGCATTCAAAGAGCTAGAGCAGAATGGGCAGTTCAGTTTCAGAAGCTGCAAATTCaacatttcactga is a genomic window containing:
- the NOC3L gene encoding nucleolar complex protein 3 homolog — its product is MSRARAASATRGRCGRGSAGRPRLGPKLPLPVAGIARAGAAAMKPRKNTKRVPSFRKLLRTSQLKLDNKLKNKQYKQQSTAKKYRKEQKKLRQAVRDAVCRKPFPLEEYKKKHVAEKREEEEDDALPLDMMDEDDLKLMEDLAQKASFLTRDISSTEPVHIKKRKHESVIEKYEKMPRRMKTEPEKELIHLLPIKDKGGIIPQTMEKPVLNVEEDEEEEDAEETEVAEDFSEEPLPVLTPEEMAAQRKRKLQERKMHIAALASAILSDPDNNIKKLKELRAMLMEQDPNVAVIVRKLVMVSLMEIFKDIVPSYRIRPLTEAEKAAKVKKETQKLREFEEGLVSQYKFYLENLEQTIKDWKQRKLKKSNVISLKAYKGLAEIAVKCLCELLVALPHFNFHNNIIVLIVPLMNDTSKTISELCCEAVQKLFKQDKLGSASLGVVKVISGLVKGRSYNVRPEVLKVFLHLRIKEVELKKDSEDIAPKKKFMTFKEKRKNLSRMQRKWKKAEEKLERELLEAEASESKEKKLKLHTETLNVVFLTYFRILKKAQKSPLLPAVLEGLAKFAHLINVEFFDDLLIVLHSLIASGDLSYRDSLHCVLSAFHILSGQGDVLNIDPMKFYTHLYKTLFSLHAGTTNDDIKIVLQCLDVMLAKRRKQVSQQRALAFLKRLSTLALHVLPNCSVGILATNRVLMQTFPKMDLLLDNESQGSGVYLPELDEPEHCNAQNTALWELHLLQRHYHPTVQKFAAHLAVGAPDEGSRALPLDLSRRPATELFEAYSIKGMNFNPPVPSVTPRRKDTFSKKESFLSEELQQRISKTVIHENLDFAKHLKESSLS